Within Mucilaginibacter inviolabilis, the genomic segment CTTGCGCGTAATCTTTTATACGTTCGTCCTTATCATTACTTTCTTTGACAATGTAGCTGGTAAATATCCGCTTCATAAAAACATCGTCGAAACTCAAACCTGTTGCATCGCTGTTACGACTGGCTACTTCTTTTGTAGCCAGGATAGGTCGTGCCTCGGGGAAATACACCCAAAATGCTGGCTGGTAATCCAAATCCAGGTTACCTGCTTTTGGTTTGATCAATGGGGCTATACCAATAATGCGTGGTTCAAATACAGAACGTTGCTTATCAAAAACCCAATCTTCTTTAATGCGGAACTTCACTACACTATCAGGGTTAAACTCCCCGGCCTGTAATGACGATCCTATTTTATTACCGTCTTTATCAAACTTATCCACAACCGAGCTATCTGCCATTTTTGATCTAGCTGCCCCGGCAGAAAGCCGAACAGTGAAAGCATCGCCTCCCGGATCGTCCTTTGTTGGGCTTGGGTCATAGGCTGTCAACTCACCTGCAGCAATGGCATTTAAAAGCACGTCAATTAACCTGCTTTTCGGCGAAGCCAGGTATTGGTTCATTTTTTCGCGAACATCAATTTCCCGCCACACACGTTTAGCAAAAGCTACATCATTTTCGCGCAGGTTTGGTAAAGGCGTAACCCGGGCATTCAGGATGTTGTTCTTTTTATAATAACCATCAAGCGGCCGCTCAAAAGGCTTGTTAGGGTCAAATGTTTTACGTTTTGAGGTATCAGCAACCGACGCCTGACTCCCGGCCACGTTATCCTGCTGGCTGGATTGCTGAAGCTGTTGCTGCACGGGCTGTTGTTGCTGTGTGGTGGTAGCAGCGGCTTTCCTGGTACGTTTTTTAGCCGGGCGTTTTTGGGCAAATGCCGCCGAAACGCACACTAAACAAAGTACAACCACCAAAATTTTCTTTTTCATACGCCTTTAATTTGCGGATATTACAATCGGGTCAAGTCCTCTCGGTGTTCCATCAGGGCCAACTGCAACAATATCCTTAAATACAACAGTAGAACCCGGTGTAACACTACTCATTGCTGAACGCATTGCACCTGTTAGCTCGGCACCGCTGCCTGATAGTATAATGGCATCCTGACGGGGCTTTACAACAAGCAGTGTAAAACGCGTTACGTTAAATTTAGCATCAAAATCAAAATTCTCCAGCTTCGCAAAAAGCCTGTCCTGCGCTCTAAGGTTTGCAGCACTGGTGTTACCACCACTTTTTCCGGCAAACTGTGGTTTAGGATCAGGTATACGCTTTACACGGAACTCAGAGGTACCTAAAACCATTCCTTTATCACCAAACACAGTAACTTTTGCTGTACCAATACTACTTACCGTAGCTGTATAGTGACCGCCACTTCCATTTATAGAACCACCAGACATGCTTACCTTCATACTTTCTTTGGGCACACCCGGCGCCGATACAGAAAGAGGGTTTGGTACACCAATATATAGAACGTTCATTTTATCGGGCGATACCACGGCAGATGGTTTGGCTACCATGTAAGTAGCCGAAATAGGATATACTTTAGGTGGTCCCTCTACCTGTTTTACAGATAAACTACCAGTCCAGGTGTGTAATCCTTCACCGCTTGCTGTGGTAGTATAAGTTCCTACTCCATTTGAAGTTGGGATACTGGCTCCCCCTACAGTAATAGCAGGGTTTGAATTTTGATCATAAGCAGTTAAATAAATCTCTGCTTTATATTGCTGACCTGCCAAAACATAACTGCTTGGAGCAACCGCTACGGCCTTAAACTGGTTTAAAGTTACCTGGGCAACGTCCACCTTACCCAATACTTTTTTTACTACTTCGTTTTCAGCATTCTTATTATCAGCCTGGATCTTCGCTAAAGTAGTTAATGCGGCACCCAACGGAATACCATCACCAAAATAACCTTCTTGCCAGGTTTTACCTTTAGGCGCGATAGTATTTAAAGAAAAATTAACACCTGTACTATCTTTGCCTAGTAACTGTAATAAATGCGCACGGGTAGTTTCAATTTTCTCTTTCAATACATCGGCTTTTTTACCGTTGATCATTATCTGGGGAGATATATCCAAACTCTCCCGGGCATCAACATCGCCCGTTTCCGGGTTCTTACCCCCTCCCTCTTGTATTAATTTAGCTTTTAATTCTTCAATGTACCCGTTTAGTTCATCAGCCGCTTTACTTGCAGCTTTGGCCTGGGCTTCTAATTGACGGGCCTTTTCGGGCTGTTCTTTCAATTTGGTTGCCTCAAATGCCGAATAGGTACTTTGTAAACTGGTTGTAACGTTAGTTCTTGACTGATCTAAACTGTTTGTTATATTTTTAAACGCGTCTAATAAGCTATCCGGCACATTCAGGGCTATTAAGCCTAAAAGCACCAGGTATAGTATGCCTATCATTCGCTGTCTTGGGGTTTCCTTACCTCCGGCCATCTATATAAATATTAGCTTGTATAAAAATCTATTAATTATATTAATTAACACGTGGCTGGTTCATTGCAGTAAGCATATTCCCGTAAACCGAATTTAACGATGCCAGGTTTTTTGCTAAACGACCTACTTCTTCCTTAAACTGTTTCGAATCATCTAACGACTCATTGAAGTTGTTCATGGTTAAAGACAGGTTTTTATAAAAGTTGTTCATTGATTTTAAATGAGCACTTGAATCCTGCAGTTCCAATTCATAAACAGCATTTAGTTCAGACAGGTTACGGCCCAATTTGGTTACCTGCTCATGATATGCTTTTGAATCAACATTTGAATTGGCTAGTTCTGATAAATTAGCCGATGCTTTATCAAAAGCGGTGCTTAGTTTATCATAGCTTGCCGATGCTGTTTTTACCTTATCGGTAAAGGCTATTGTAGCTTCGCCAGCGTCAGTTACTCTGGATATAGCGGCAACTTTATCGCCAAAGGTTCTTAAACCATCGCCCAGGCTGCGTACCAGTTCCGGACCAATTTTGGCATCCTCCAGCATCTTATCCAAGGCCTGTGTATTTGAAGAGTTACTGCTAATTACTGGCCTGGTGGTTGCTTTTGGCAATTCACCGCTAAACTCTTCGCTTAATTCTGGATAAACACGTACCCAGTCAATATCCTTATCTTCTCTCTGGAAACCCAATAGGAAAAACAAACATGCCTCTGCACCCAACCCAACGGTTATAAAGGTAGATGCCATTGGCCAGTGTTGAATTTTAAACAATAAGCCGATGATTACTACTGTAGCTCCCCATGATATTATATTACCTATTCCATAAGGTTTTTTCTTCCCTGCCATAATAATTCAGAAATAATTTGTGTAGATGTTTTATTAATTAGTTTTTGTTTATCGTTTGTCTTTAATATCGCGGCCCAAATAGTCGGTTACACAGCGGAAACCAATGTATGATTTCGCGGTATCCTGGTATTCATAAGTACGGGTCGCGTTTTGAAGAAAGTATCCGATATCTTTCCATGATCCGCCGCGTACCACTTTACGCTTCAGTACTTCCGGATCGGTTGCTTTTGCTTCGTAATTAAATGTTGGTGCAAGGTCATGCACAAATGATGAGGCTGATTCGTCGAAAGTTGATGATGTCCACTCGGCTACGTTCCCGGCCATGTTGTACAGGCCATAATCATTAGGGAAGTAAGAGCGCACATTTACGGTATAAGCGCCGCCATCATCGGTATAGTTACCGCGACCTGGCTTAAAGTTGGCCAGCAAACAGCCTTTGGCATTTTTAATATAAGGCCCACCCCATGGGTAATCGGTACCTATCCTGCCGCCACGTGCAGCATATTCAAACTGAGCCTCGGTAGGTAAGCCATATGGTAAACGGTGCGGCAAACGGCGTGAATCTTTATAAGCATCGTTATAACGGGTACGCCATACGGTATATGCTCTTGCTTGTCTCCAGGTTACACCAACCACAGGATAATTACGGAAAGCCGGGTGCGAGAAATAACCTTCAACCATAGGCTCATTGGCAGCGTACGAAAAATCGCTCAGCCATACCAGCGTATCAGGATAAACGGCTACAGTATCACGTAAAATAAAGTCAGAGCGTCTTTTGGTTTTATCATTTTTATAATTGGCAGCATCGCGCAGTACCATGATCGAGTAGTTGTACTTTAATATACGTACATCTATTTCATTGCGGTCGAAAACACGGTCGTCGCCCTGGTAGTACATACCCTGTAATTTTGAGGCATTATTGGCCTGACCTTTTTTATTACTCCAGATTGGGTTCTTTTTTACATAATCCCAGTTAATAAATTTTTTACCGGCATTATTATTGGCATTGGCCCCTGCACCTTTGGGTTGGATATAATACTTATTATCGTTAGCATAATTGGTAATGGCGATAGAGTCGCGTACCCAATAAACAAATTGTTTGTACTGGCTGTTGGTGGTCTCGGTTTGATCCATGAAGAAAGGAGCAATGGTAACCTGCTTGGTTTGTGCTATCTGCGCAAAGGTTACATCCTGATCCGTTTGTCCCATCAGGAAAGTACCGCCCGGGATATAAACCATACCATAAGGCACTTCTGACCTGAACGAGCGTTGTGGGATACCGGTAACTTCCCCCCTGTCGCCTCCTTTACTGCAACCACTCAAAAACCCGCCCGCCAAAACAACTATTAAAAAGTAGATATGCTTCATTTTAAAACAAATTCAGTTATATAAACTATAACATTATGAGCCCCCCGAATATATCAAAAATTTGTGCTAACAAACCCAAAAAACATTTTTTTAACCTAAAATAAAGTCAATAAATATCCTCTGCGTTATTTTAACGACAAGCTTTTTGCATCGTAAACGGCAAAAAACTAATTACAACAATGTGAATTAGTTGGCATTAATACGCTAACATTTCACAAAAAGTTGCAAT encodes:
- a CDS encoding SUMF1/EgtB/PvdO family nonheme iron enzyme, whose protein sequence is MKHIYFLIVVLAGGFLSGCSKGGDRGEVTGIPQRSFRSEVPYGMVYIPGGTFLMGQTDQDVTFAQIAQTKQVTIAPFFMDQTETTNSQYKQFVYWVRDSIAITNYANDNKYYIQPKGAGANANNNAGKKFINWDYVKKNPIWSNKKGQANNASKLQGMYYQGDDRVFDRNEIDVRILKYNYSIMVLRDAANYKNDKTKRRSDFILRDTVAVYPDTLVWLSDFSYAANEPMVEGYFSHPAFRNYPVVGVTWRQARAYTVWRTRYNDAYKDSRRLPHRLPYGLPTEAQFEYAARGGRIGTDYPWGGPYIKNAKGCLLANFKPGRGNYTDDGGAYTVNVRSYFPNDYGLYNMAGNVAEWTSSTFDESASSFVHDLAPTFNYEAKATDPEVLKRKVVRGGSWKDIGYFLQNATRTYEYQDTAKSYIGFRCVTDYLGRDIKDKR
- the gldL gene encoding gliding motility protein GldL, producing MAGKKKPYGIGNIISWGATVVIIGLLFKIQHWPMASTFITVGLGAEACLFFLLGFQREDKDIDWVRVYPELSEEFSGELPKATTRPVISSNSSNTQALDKMLEDAKIGPELVRSLGDGLRTFGDKVAAISRVTDAGEATIAFTDKVKTASASYDKLSTAFDKASANLSELANSNVDSKAYHEQVTKLGRNLSELNAVYELELQDSSAHLKSMNNFYKNLSLTMNNFNESLDDSKQFKEEVGRLAKNLASLNSVYGNMLTAMNQPRVN
- the gldN gene encoding gliding motility protein GldN; translated protein: MKKKILVVVLCLVCVSAAFAQKRPAKKRTRKAAATTTQQQQPVQQQLQQSSQQDNVAGSQASVADTSKRKTFDPNKPFERPLDGYYKKNNILNARVTPLPNLRENDVAFAKRVWREIDVREKMNQYLASPKSRLIDVLLNAIAAGELTAYDPSPTKDDPGGDAFTVRLSAGAARSKMADSSVVDKFDKDGNKIGSSLQAGEFNPDSVVKFRIKEDWVFDKQRSVFEPRIIGIAPLIKPKAGNLDLDYQPAFWVYFPEARPILATKEVASRNSDATGLSFDDVFMKRIFTSYIVKESNDKDERIKDYAQGIDKLYESERIKKSLMDWELNLWSY
- the gldM gene encoding gliding motility protein GldM — its product is MAGGKETPRQRMIGILYLVLLGLIALNVPDSLLDAFKNITNSLDQSRTNVTTSLQSTYSAFEATKLKEQPEKARQLEAQAKAASKAADELNGYIEELKAKLIQEGGGKNPETGDVDARESLDISPQIMINGKKADVLKEKIETTRAHLLQLLGKDSTGVNFSLNTIAPKGKTWQEGYFGDGIPLGAALTTLAKIQADNKNAENEVVKKVLGKVDVAQVTLNQFKAVAVAPSSYVLAGQQYKAEIYLTAYDQNSNPAITVGGASIPTSNGVGTYTTTASGEGLHTWTGSLSVKQVEGPPKVYPISATYMVAKPSAVVSPDKMNVLYIGVPNPLSVSAPGVPKESMKVSMSGGSINGSGGHYTATVSSIGTAKVTVFGDKGMVLGTSEFRVKRIPDPKPQFAGKSGGNTSAANLRAQDRLFAKLENFDFDAKFNVTRFTLLVVKPRQDAIILSGSGAELTGAMRSAMSSVTPGSTVVFKDIVAVGPDGTPRGLDPIVISAN